Sequence from the Cucumis sativus cultivar 9930 chromosome 1, Cucumber_9930_V3, whole genome shotgun sequence genome:
catgaagtttaatatatcattttcatctttactataattttgctttttaccTATATATTTGCGTGGTCTCTGTCACTCACATGTGTACTTGAATAGCAAGAAGATACAAAACATTAGATAATATTAAACTGATTAGTATAATATGGACTTATTTAATACTATACAACATAATTTAATCTCTCaaattacaaactaaaaagtaaattaattaatagtaataTTGGCCTAAATGATtaacttctttaattttcttaaaatttcaaatactgCTAGAACTGAAACAAATATCCTCAAAGTTTTTttgtcttatttttttattacaactACTCTGTATAAAAATGTTTAGGTcaataattgttaattattcattcttaaaatttggtggttgaattttcaaacttcaacGAGGTGaaagtttttttcaaaattacactcaagtaaaaattgtttatagtaattaattttgacaaataataaataaaaaaatagtaattcaAGTTCAAGTTTTGAGTCGTTGTTGTTTCTATTTCGGTTGCAGTGTTCAACTTTATGGCGGGAGCTCACGACGTGGCCGGAGTGACAAAAGAAGGTTACGACAACTGCATCACAACCGATCCTATATTCTTAAACACTACatcccctttttctttcactctCGATAAACTTGACGATTACTTTTTCATCTGCACCATCCCCGGCCACTGCTCCGCCGGCCAGAAATTGGCCATCACCAACCTCCAACAATCGCCCCCACCTACCTCTCCCAGTACTCCTCCCGTTCCCGGTAACGAGCCAACACCAACACCACCTGCCTCCCCTGATTCTCCACCCATTTCGAATGAAATGCCACCGCCCGTCCCAGTTATTGCTGCTCCGCCGCCACCAAACTCCGCCACCAGTATTGTGGGCTCTATATTCACTGTTGCCTTCGTCTCCATCGCTGTCAGCTTCATAATATATTAATCACTCGtcgttttctttctttgttttagttattattaatGTTTGGCTTATTACATAAGAGTTGACGGGGTTTTGTCAACGGCGCTATTTTCAGTATTGTAttgagatttttattttttattttaaattttattatagttttgcttttggtttatgtgaaaaaattattggatGAGATTGTTAGGTATAATGTAGGGTCACAGTTCttacataattattaaatatctggctgtaaaataaataaataaaactaagtACTTTAAACTTGTATTCAATGTTTTATTAAAAGGCCATCCCAGTGAATAACATGTAAGTTTCAAGACATGTTtacattttagaaattgaaaaaaaaataataataactggatttttaaaagataCCCCAACCAATATGATCAAAacatcaattcaaaataacaaatccaataaagaaaacaattttgtttcatccggaatttaactttttgtaGTACAAGTGAAAGGGATGATTTGAATCTTAGACTTGTTAATCCTTATATGTATTCAGATGACAGTTAAACTAAGCTATAGTCGACTACGATActatattaataaatcataaagCTAACCATATAGTTAGCCCCtaaattttgactttgaatATAACTCATGATTAcataatttatgaatatttagtttttttaaaatatattttaatttaaaaaagtaatcgAGTTTATAACTTAAAACACTGGTATTTACAAATActtttatcctttttaattttaaaatttaaaatttgaaatccaGATACAttaaaaacgtgtctaagttgCAGAGTCTGATAACAATTGTCATATACCCTTCCCCAATACTCTATAAAACCTAGAATGAGATGTGACGATAATAGACCCTAACGAACTAAGTATGTAATCCAttctcaaaatgaaaagaataaaaaaatatataacattattaaaactaaaaaaatatatctttattaAAACTTATAATGCACATTAAATccaatattgtaaaatatatatgtacaccacccatcaaaatttaaaaccatttCCAATACCTTTGCTTTTAACTTGAACATATGTACATACAAATGAAGACATGCACAAATATATGaggtttggttttttcttttttaatttttacctttacttttttttttcttaatgaaataaaaagaatgttGATGTTTGAATTGGATGTAAAAATTCTTCTTCATTGTCTTTCCTTATTGAACTATTTCTTTATTGCTTTAGTCATAGGATCTTGGCTCGATGGTAATGGATTGTTTtccttataattaattagtaaattttCTTACCTATTTGTTGGTCCTTGTTGCTTTTTGGGTGGAAGATGAACGAGAACATCTTTTGGTGTGTTGAATGATAGACAATGGTTTTTGTCTGCTTCATGAGAAGCTGTTGATCTCAAGAAGATAGTATTCTTATTGATTTGATCTTGGAAGACGTACAACTTTTTATTGACAAGTTGTTCGACACTGACTGTGAAGAGAATTAGTTGTAGTGTTTAGGGGGAGCCTAACAATACTATAGTGTTGGAGTTGAATAATCAGGGGAGCTTAGTTCTATCAAAGGAGAGTCAACCAAGTATTAAACTACTTTCGGGATAGCCTAAGTGATCCTTTAGCTTAATCTTGCAATTTATCAAGACTACTTTAGAAAGATAAGTTGCATATACTTGTAATCCATATTATATACTCTAGTGAACATTCTTCTCAATTGGACAAAGCCCTCCAAACATAGACAATATTTCACTTTAAGTGGATTACCAAGTATCATGTGTTATTTCTTTGTTGTATTACCGTGTTGATCCCTTTCTCAATTGGTATCAGGAGATAACCAGAATGTCTTCAAACTCATAAACACATGTGTGTTTCGGCACAAATGTTTTGGAAGATTCTTGACGTTGCTCATGAAGGAACCTTTAAAGTCAAAATCTCTCAACTTCAAATCTTAATATCTCGATTTGAGGCTCTAAAAATGAGGACGAGTCTATTATTGAGTATAATGTGAAAATTTTTGACCTTGCAAATGAAAgctaggaaaaaaaatgtaagacGAAAAACTAGTGAAGAAAGTTCTTTGATCCCTTCCAAAGATATACAATATGAAAGTAACATTCATTATTGAAGAAGCCAATGATGTATCCAAAATGAaacttattgatttttttttgtaaatccAATGAGAATCTAATCTTCATTCCTTCAATTAAGTTGTAGGGGATTTAAAATGAAGAGGTTGATATAAAAtacatgatttttttgtaaatcCAATGAGAATCTAATCTCATTCCTTCAATTAAGTTGTAGAGGATTTGACATGAAGAGGTTGatataaaatacattaattttggTAAAGTATTGAGGAAGTTATGAATGTTTCAAGTTTGTTTAGTGAATCTAGAAAATTGTGTAAAAAGTATGAAATGTGGTTTTATTTCTTAAGTTTAGAATTCATGAGCGACATTTTTTGTACATCATCTTAAACTTATTATAGAAAGACAAGAATATTCGGGGTTCTAATTCTCGAATTTGGTTTGCTTGTCAGACCATGAGGAAATAGGTTGAGATTACAAACTAGGAAACTAGTTCGATCAAGACTATGAGtgataaaacaattttttctgACTACAAATTTATGAGCTCTACATGATTCACATGACTAATTTACAGCATGAGTTTcgaatttaaatttgtttaaggAGTTGTATATTAACACATGAATATTGAGTTTCTGTTTAAAGTATTTGAAACGGTAATATTTTAGGCAAAACATGTTTTAGCAagtattgtttaaattttcaagttttctaTAAACAAGCTAAGTAAGGCTTAAGTTTTTACGAAAGAAATGATAAGATGACATGCTTAAATATTTTCGTGAGATCATATTATGAGTTTTCTATTGACTACATGACAGAGATATTGAGTTTGAGTCTGTATGGTACTGTGTGCACATAGGTTATATTCCATTGTTGACGTTGAAGTTTAGCTCCGTGTCAATGATGTTGTCGGAGGTGATGGGTGAGGCCCACCACGACAAATATGATGGGAGTGATGGGTGATGCCTACTACATCGTCCAGTTGAAGTTAGGGATTATGTTGGGATAAATTTCTAATAGGAAAAcctaattagaaatttaatatggTTTTCCCTagatcaatatatataatgaacaATGCCCTTTGTTGTTGACTACATTAATCACACGTCTATATATCTAACATATCTAACATATACAATCATAGTCACATATTATACATTAATCTAAAACGTGGAATTGCACAATCAACATTGGGTTGACAATCAATAACACGAAAATGTAATTcataataacaaagaaaatcataGACAACAAATATCAATCATACTATCAAAATactccaaaaataaaaaaaaaaatacaacaagtTCCTCCAAAATcctcaaaactaaaaagaactaaaatctTACTTTCTCACATTAATGGTAGAAAAGATAGAGACCCACATCGTTTTTGGTGGATTACAAAGTTAAGATGAAATCAAACCTAAAAACCAATATTATAGATggatagagagagaaaaaaacatgaaGAACATGACTGACCATTTGTCCAAAACGACCACCTAGATCAAAAGATATAACCTAAAAATCAAAGCTACAAATTTATATCTGCACGACAGCGTCGTGGCACTACAAGACGATGTCATCCTCATAGTGTTGCTATCacataaatgtaaattttgcacccttttcaattttgtccAAGTCTTGAAGAGAGGAAGTCTCACATCTAGGGAAAGCTTAACGTTTCTAGAGAGTTAGCTCTACATAATTTTCATGTAATCTTGAGAGcatataaataaaggaaattGCATCAGATGACaaagaaattcttttttaaaaaaaagtagctcATAGTAcctcttttttgcatattgaatatatgtcagtatgacaaataattagatatatccAATGACTATCATAGGTATatccacttttaaatttgatatttttgcaatttagaaaatgtagtgacatgtgttctattatcataatttttttttgttatttttgcaaacattcttataaataaatacaacttTATAATTGCTTAATACATTGATATTAATTAGTAAGACTCTCTCCCTTagacatatatatagttgttGTATCACCAAACTAAGTTAACAATTCTTGTGTAACATCTTATATTGTACCGAAGAACCGGTCTAATTTCACAAAAGTTTTCGAACAGttttttataatctatattttccgtttatgaattattataaatcatttaattCACAGTAGATTACAATTTGATTGgccaaatataaataaaaattaaacaaatgagataagaaaagtaattaaagaaatgGTCGTATCGAGTTCCGATCCTTTGCATACAAGTTCTTCACCCAATTAGAGCTGTTGTATATCACTTCTTCGTTTCCATTATTGAAGATTAACATAATCGTACACGTTTTGTCTACTTCGccaaattatatatgttgttgAATACTGACCAACTACAAGTTTGGACCTTGACTTCTTCTTACGGTTCCCACACTACGAAGCATCTATAAAAATCCACCCATCTgttatcttttcttctccattatATATCCATTATCatcattaaaataagaaaaatggctACAAAACTAATGAGTTTAAGTTCAATTGCCTGTCTTCTCCTTGTTGGGGCTTTCCTCCATGTTGCCTCCGCTGTCGACTATGATGTTGGTGGTGATTTCGGCTGGAGCCTACCACCGAACCCCACCTTCTTCTCTGATTGGGCTCGTAATAAAACTTTCTTTGTGGGTGATAAACTAGGTTAGTGATTCATTATATGCCCTTACTCATACTCCATTTTTGTTCGTTAAATTACacatttaaattaacttttaatttcaaatttagtaagttaattttatgttgtggtaaaattttataatcgCTCTATAGTACTATTAGGTTACTTATTTaacctttgtttttcttttgttaaatatgATACAAAATTATATGCCCATTAACTTTGGGGGTATGTTTCCATGATTCTATTATTTGAtgttaaaaagtttcaatttgactaaaatcaacttttaaatgtgTTCTAAACAAATACCTTTGAAAAAACTCCATCATTAAAATAAGATGTAAATGGGTGCCGTAACTAATTGTAACATCATTTAACTGGTATAAAATGATTCACTTAAATTAACTTGATAATCGTATACTAAatgtgttttaatttattgagatgaaataaatgataacaatgtaattttaatcttGTATAATACATaggattgttttcaaatagagcaaaataaacaaactatcattgataaatgtTGATTAACGTACATCGATAGgattattaattatcatcaTCTATCACTCAAATATGTGTTTATCAATATCTAAAATTATCTATCAGGATAATATCACATAGTTTTACACATCAATTCtcatactttaattttcttgaaaaaacttaaatttgaaaagttaaaaataaaactttatgaAGTATTGGTTATACACAATAGTTAAAACCCATAACAATTTAGATTGTGTTAGGACATATTGAccctctaaatatttttaaacacttATTTTACAtctataaatactttttttgaagcattaaaaattgaatccgTACACTTATTTTACATCTATAAATACCTTTTTTGAAGCattaaaaattcaatcca
This genomic interval carries:
- the LOC101218333 gene encoding cucumber peeling cupredoxin-like produces the protein MRIVGIVFVVALVATTVLQAAEAVVIPVGGDSGWIRPPNSDFYSSWAAGLKFTVGDILVFNFMAGAHDVAGVTKEGYDNCITTDPIFLNTTSPFSFTLDKLDDYFFICTIPGHCSAGQKLAITNLQQSPPPTSPSTPPVPGNEPTPTPPASPDSPPISNEMPPPVPVIAAPPPPNSATSIVGSIFTVAFVSIAVSFIIY